One stretch of Xanthomonas sp. DAR 35659 DNA includes these proteins:
- a CDS encoding non-heme iron oxygenase ferredoxin subunit: MSETWTFVCADGALLPGESATVWDEVTATPIVVFNFDGAFYALEDRCSHEDYELSPGTFDAAEGSIECVLHGARFDVRDGRPLCAPAYSPVPKFPVKSEHGGLWTRDDRA, translated from the coding sequence ATGAGCGAGACCTGGACCTTCGTCTGCGCCGACGGCGCGCTGCTGCCGGGCGAGAGCGCCACGGTGTGGGACGAGGTGACCGCCACGCCGATCGTGGTGTTCAATTTCGACGGCGCCTTCTACGCGCTGGAAGACCGCTGCAGCCACGAAGACTACGAACTGTCCCCGGGCACGTTCGACGCGGCCGAGGGCAGCATCGAATGCGTGCTGCACGGCGCCCGCTTCGACGTCCGCGACGGCCGCCCGTTGTGCGCACCCGCCTATAGCCCGGTGCCCAAATTCCCGGTGAAGTCGGAACACGGCGGGCTCTGGACCCGTGACGACCGGGCCTGA
- a CDS encoding GNAT family N-acetyltransferase — MHTLTFRTATVDDLDAIAALVTAAYRGDASRVGWTTEADLLDGNRIDREVLRADILRPRSLVLLAERDGALIACAHVADDDGAGYFGMFSVQPQAQGGGLGKTVLAEAERIAWQEWRLPVMRMTVIDVREELIAFYERRGYRRTGIKKPFPYGDARFGTPKRDDLRFELLEKPLGGAA; from the coding sequence ATGCACACCCTCACCTTCCGCACCGCGACCGTCGACGATCTCGATGCCATCGCCGCGCTGGTCACCGCGGCCTACCGCGGCGACGCCAGCCGCGTCGGCTGGACCACCGAGGCCGACCTGCTCGACGGCAATCGCATCGACCGCGAGGTGTTGCGCGCGGACATCCTGCGCCCACGCAGCCTGGTGCTGCTGGCCGAGCGCGATGGCGCGCTGATCGCCTGCGCGCACGTCGCCGACGACGACGGCGCCGGCTATTTCGGCATGTTCTCGGTGCAGCCGCAGGCGCAGGGCGGCGGCCTGGGCAAGACCGTGCTGGCCGAGGCCGAACGCATCGCCTGGCAGGAATGGCGCTTGCCGGTGATGCGGATGACGGTGATCGACGTGCGCGAGGAACTGATCGCGTTCTACGAGCGCCGCGGCTACCGCCGCACCGGGATCAAGAAGCCGTTTCCCTACGGCGACGCGCGTTTCGGCACGCCCAAGCGCGACGACCTGCGCTTCGAACTGCTGGAAAAGCCGCTGGGCGGCGCCGCATGA
- a CDS encoding cysteine desulfurase codes for MSRAAPRAAAPEQAPDWDKVRSDFPLLMRQVHGKPLIYFDNANTGQKPLQVIAAVDEFYRRYNANVSRAVHALGSEATDAYEGARGKLARFLNVRADELVLCSGATFALNLVAYSWALPRLKAGDSILVSRMEHHANIVPWQLVAQRTGATVKVAEIGADGALDLDALRKAMTADVKLLALTHVSNVLGTVNPVREICREARKRGIVSVIDGSQAAPHRALDVAAIGCDFYAITGHKMCGPTGTGALWARREHLQAMPPFIGGGEMIKEVSFDGTVFNDPPHKFEAGTPNIAGFVGLGAAVDYLSALGLPHVEAREAELLAHFTEELQKIDGLRIFGTAPGKAAVVSFLVDGAHAHDLATLLDLEGVAVRSGQHCAHPLLQFYGVAATCRASLAFYNTHEEIERFVAALLKVRKLLM; via the coding sequence ATGAGCCGCGCGGCCCCGCGCGCGGCGGCGCCGGAACAGGCGCCGGACTGGGACAAGGTCCGCAGCGATTTCCCGCTGCTGATGCGGCAGGTGCACGGCAAGCCGCTGATCTATTTCGACAACGCCAACACCGGGCAGAAGCCGCTGCAGGTGATCGCGGCGGTGGACGAGTTCTACCGTCGCTACAACGCCAACGTCAGCCGCGCCGTGCATGCGCTCGGCAGCGAGGCCACCGACGCCTACGAGGGCGCGCGCGGCAAGCTGGCGCGGTTCCTCAACGTGCGCGCCGACGAACTGGTGCTGTGCAGCGGCGCCACCTTCGCGCTGAATCTGGTGGCCTATTCGTGGGCGCTGCCGCGGCTCAAGGCCGGCGACAGCATCCTGGTATCGCGGATGGAGCACCACGCCAACATCGTGCCGTGGCAACTGGTCGCGCAGCGCACCGGCGCCACCGTCAAGGTCGCCGAGATCGGCGCCGACGGCGCGCTGGACCTGGACGCGCTGCGCAAGGCGATGACCGCGGACGTCAAGCTGCTGGCGCTGACCCATGTCTCCAACGTGCTGGGCACGGTCAACCCGGTGCGCGAGATCTGCCGCGAGGCGCGCAAACGCGGCATCGTCAGCGTCATCGACGGCTCGCAGGCGGCGCCGCACCGCGCCCTGGACGTGGCCGCGATCGGCTGCGATTTCTACGCCATCACCGGCCACAAGATGTGCGGCCCCACCGGCACCGGCGCGCTGTGGGCGCGGCGCGAGCATCTGCAGGCGATGCCGCCGTTCATCGGCGGCGGCGAGATGATCAAGGAAGTCAGCTTCGACGGCACCGTGTTCAACGATCCGCCGCACAAGTTCGAGGCCGGCACCCCCAACATCGCCGGTTTCGTCGGCCTGGGCGCGGCGGTGGACTACCTGAGCGCGCTGGGTCTGCCGCACGTGGAAGCGCGCGAAGCGGAGCTGCTGGCGCATTTCACCGAAGAGTTGCAGAAGATCGACGGCCTGCGCATCTTCGGCACCGCGCCGGGCAAGGCCGCGGTGGTGTCGTTCCTGGTCGACGGCGCGCATGCGCACGACCTGGCCACCCTGCTCGACCTGGAAGGCGTGGCGGTCCGCTCCGGCCAGCACTGCGCGCATCCGCTGCTGCAGTTCTACGGCGTGGCCGCCACCTGCCGCGCCTCGCTGGCGTTCTACAACACGCACGAGGAGATCGAGCGCTTCGTGGCGGCGCTGCTGAAGGTGCGCAAGTTGTTGATGTAG
- the sufD gene encoding Fe-S cluster assembly protein SufD, with product MSALLDSLAAAFHGDGARRAPLDQALRDGLPGPRSEAWKYTSLRALERRSFSPAPSAAPAVDAAVVDGIPAPRLVFVNGRASDALSDLTGLPAGVELQRLSGILRSGDDAMRFLGRRFERGDEVFARLNAALADEGVVLRVDAGVQVAAPLHLVFVSTAGAGDHAWHHRHLVELRQDAALSLIEHHLHLGEAAHLSNTLAHVHLAAGAQLAHARVQADASGVTALLRTDAVLARDAHYRRIDLELGAALSRHELNVRLEGDNARLVANGVLLGNGRRQVDTRLGIEHIARDTACELLWRGVAAARSRVVFHGGIQIRQGADGSDASLSNKNLLLSADAEIDTQPVLVIDADEVKAAHGATVGQLDANALFYLRSRGLPRERAQQVLTAAFCREPLRVLDAPLADSLVARLDQALAAAGVA from the coding sequence ATGAGCGCCCTGCTCGACTCCCTGGCCGCCGCGTTCCATGGCGACGGCGCGCGCCGCGCGCCGCTGGATCAGGCGCTGCGCGACGGCCTGCCCGGGCCGCGCAGCGAGGCGTGGAAGTACACCTCGTTGCGCGCCCTGGAACGGCGCAGCTTCAGCCCCGCGCCGAGCGCGGCGCCGGCGGTGGATGCGGCTGTCGTCGACGGCATTCCCGCGCCGCGGCTGGTATTCGTCAATGGCCGCGCCAGCGACGCGCTGTCCGACCTGACAGGCCTGCCGGCCGGGGTCGAACTGCAGCGCCTGTCCGGCATCCTGCGCAGCGGCGACGACGCGATGCGCTTCCTCGGCCGCCGCTTCGAGCGCGGCGACGAGGTGTTCGCGCGACTCAACGCGGCGCTGGCCGACGAAGGCGTGGTGCTGCGCGTGGACGCGGGCGTGCAGGTGGCGGCGCCGCTGCACCTGGTGTTCGTGTCCACCGCCGGCGCCGGCGACCACGCATGGCATCACCGCCACCTGGTCGAACTGCGCCAGGACGCGGCGCTGTCGCTCATCGAGCACCACCTGCACCTCGGCGAGGCCGCGCACCTGAGCAACACGCTGGCGCACGTGCACCTGGCCGCCGGCGCGCAGTTGGCGCATGCGCGGGTGCAGGCGGACGCGTCCGGCGTCACCGCGCTGCTGCGCACCGACGCGGTACTGGCGCGCGACGCGCACTATCGGCGGATCGACCTGGAACTGGGCGCGGCGCTGTCGCGGCACGAACTCAACGTGCGCCTGGAAGGCGACAACGCGCGACTGGTCGCCAACGGCGTGCTGCTCGGCAACGGCCGCCGCCAGGTCGACACCCGCCTGGGCATCGAACACATCGCCCGCGACACCGCCTGCGAACTGCTGTGGCGCGGCGTGGCCGCGGCGCGCAGCCGGGTGGTGTTCCACGGCGGCATCCAGATCCGCCAGGGCGCCGACGGCAGCGATGCCAGCCTGTCCAACAAGAATCTGCTGCTGTCGGCCGATGCCGAGATCGACACCCAACCGGTGCTGGTGATCGACGCCGACGAGGTCAAGGCCGCGCATGGCGCCACCGTCGGCCAGCTCGACGCCAACGCGCTGTTCTACCTGCGCTCGCGCGGGCTGCCGCGCGAACGCGCGCAACAGGTGCTGACCGCCGCGTTCTGCCGCGAACCGCTGCGCGTGCTGGATGCGCCGCTGGCCGACAGCCTGGTCGCGCGCCTGGACCAGGCCCTGGCCGCCGCGGGCGTGGCATGA
- the sufC gene encoding Fe-S cluster assembly ATPase SufC, translating to MLTIENLHASVAGKDILKGLSLQVQPGQVHAIMGPNGAGKSTLGNILAGRDGYEVAEGSVRFEDRDLLELEPEERAAAGLFLAFQYPVEIPGVNNTYFLRAALNAQRKARGEAELDSMQFLKLVRQKLAVLHLKDELLHRGVNEGFSGGEKKRNEIFQLAVLEPKLAILDETDSGLDIDALKTVAEGVNALRSPERAFLVITHYQRLLDYIKPDVVHVLADGRIVQSGGPELALELEAHGYAWLKDRVAPEVAAR from the coding sequence ATGCTTACAATCGAAAACCTCCACGCCTCCGTCGCCGGCAAGGACATCCTCAAGGGCCTGTCGCTGCAGGTGCAACCCGGCCAGGTGCACGCCATCATGGGTCCGAACGGCGCCGGCAAGTCCACGCTGGGCAACATCCTCGCCGGCCGCGACGGTTACGAGGTGGCCGAAGGCAGCGTACGCTTCGAGGACCGCGACCTGCTCGAACTGGAACCGGAGGAGCGCGCCGCCGCCGGCCTGTTCCTGGCTTTCCAGTACCCGGTGGAGATTCCTGGGGTGAACAACACCTATTTCCTGCGCGCCGCGCTCAACGCACAGCGCAAGGCGCGCGGCGAGGCCGAGCTGGATTCGATGCAGTTCCTCAAGCTGGTGCGGCAGAAGCTGGCGGTGCTGCACCTGAAGGACGAACTGCTGCACCGCGGGGTCAACGAAGGCTTCTCCGGCGGCGAGAAGAAGCGCAACGAGATCTTCCAGTTGGCGGTGCTGGAACCGAAGCTGGCGATCCTCGACGAGACCGACAGCGGCCTGGACATCGACGCGCTCAAGACCGTCGCCGAGGGCGTCAACGCGCTGCGCTCGCCCGAGCGCGCGTTCCTGGTCATCACCCACTACCAGCGCCTGCTCGACTACATCAAGCCGGACGTGGTGCACGTGCTCGCGGACGGCCGCATCGTGCAGAGCGGCGGGCCGGAACTGGCGCTGGAACTGGAAGCGCACGGCTACGCCTGGTTGAAGGACCGGGTGGCGCCGGAGGTGGCGGCCCGATGA
- the sufB gene encoding Fe-S cluster assembly protein SufB: MATENAEILERLGRRYDAGFITDIESDAFLPGLNEDVVRALSVKKDEPEWMTEWRLAAYRHWLKMPMPHWAKLQIAPIDFQALSYYSAPKGPKYASLDEVPKELLDTYDKLGVPLHERAKLAGVAVDAVFDSVSVGTTFRKELAEKGVIFCSMSEAIKEHSEIVKQYLGSVVPVGDNYFAALNSAVFSDGSFVFIPKGVRCPMELSTYFRINAGHTGQFERTLIVCEDKAYVSYLEGCTAPMRDENQLHAAVVELVALEDAEIKYSTVQNWYPGDENGVGGIYNFVTKRGECRGARSKITWTQVETGSAITWKYPSCVLLGDDSVGEFHSVALTHHRQQADTGTKMIHVGKRTKSKIVSKGISAGRGQNTYRGLVKVERSAEGARNYTQCDSLLIGKQCGAHTFPYIEVRHPTATVEHEATTSKISDDQLFYCRARGIDQENAVSMIVDGFCKQVFRELPMEFAVEAKKLLEVSLEGSVG; encoded by the coding sequence ATGGCCACCGAAAACGCTGAAATCCTGGAACGGCTGGGACGTCGCTACGACGCCGGCTTCATCACCGACATCGAATCGGACGCGTTCCTGCCCGGCTTGAACGAGGACGTCGTGCGCGCCCTGTCGGTCAAGAAGGACGAACCGGAATGGATGACCGAGTGGCGCCTGGCCGCCTACCGGCACTGGCTGAAGATGCCGATGCCGCACTGGGCCAAGCTGCAGATCGCGCCGATCGATTTCCAGGCGCTGAGCTACTACTCCGCGCCCAAGGGGCCCAAGTACGCCTCGCTGGACGAGGTGCCCAAGGAACTGCTGGACACCTACGACAAGCTCGGCGTGCCGTTGCACGAACGCGCCAAGCTGGCCGGCGTGGCGGTGGACGCGGTGTTCGATTCGGTCTCGGTCGGCACCACCTTCCGCAAGGAACTGGCCGAGAAGGGCGTGATCTTCTGCTCGATGTCCGAGGCGATCAAGGAACACTCGGAGATCGTCAAGCAGTACCTGGGCAGCGTGGTGCCGGTCGGCGACAACTACTTCGCCGCGCTCAACTCGGCGGTGTTCTCCGATGGCAGCTTCGTGTTCATTCCCAAGGGCGTGCGCTGCCCGATGGAGCTGAGCACCTATTTCCGGATCAACGCCGGCCATACCGGCCAGTTCGAGCGCACCTTGATCGTGTGCGAGGACAAGGCCTACGTGTCCTACCTGGAAGGCTGCACCGCGCCGATGCGCGACGAGAACCAATTGCACGCGGCGGTGGTCGAACTGGTCGCGCTGGAAGACGCGGAGATCAAGTACTCGACCGTGCAGAACTGGTACCCGGGCGACGAGAACGGCGTCGGCGGCATCTACAACTTCGTGACCAAGCGCGGCGAGTGCCGCGGCGCGCGCAGCAAGATCACCTGGACCCAGGTCGAGACCGGCTCGGCGATCACCTGGAAGTACCCCTCGTGCGTGCTGCTGGGCGACGACTCGGTCGGCGAGTTCCACTCGGTGGCGCTGACCCATCACCGCCAGCAGGCCGACACCGGCACCAAGATGATCCACGTCGGCAAGCGCACCAAAAGCAAGATCGTCAGCAAGGGCATCAGCGCCGGACGCGGGCAGAACACCTACCGCGGCCTGGTCAAGGTGGAACGCAGCGCCGAGGGCGCGCGCAACTACACCCAGTGCGACTCGCTGCTGATCGGCAAGCAGTGCGGCGCGCATACCTTCCCGTACATCGAGGTCAGGCACCCCACCGCCACGGTCGAGCACGAGGCCACCACCTCCAAGATCAGCGACGACCAGCTGTTCTATTGCCGCGCGCGCGGCATCGACCAGGAGAACGCGGTGTCGATGATCGTCGACGGCTTCTGCAAGCAGGTGTTCCGCGAACTGCCGATGGAGTTCGCTGTGGAAGCGAAGAAGCTCCTTGAAGTCTCGCTGGAAGGCTCGGTGGGCTGA
- a CDS encoding SUF system Fe-S cluster assembly regulator — translation MLRVTKLTDYATVVLTVLAARPGEVLSATELAEQSGLEPPTVSKLLKPLAQAGLVEGLRGVHGGYRLARPADTITLIQIVEAMEGPLAITECSHQQSQCSIAQICGVRSNWRLINDVVADALRGVTLAQMLHPLPSSGDPKRRPIAVRFATT, via the coding sequence ATGCTCCGCGTCACCAAGTTGACCGATTACGCCACCGTCGTGCTGACCGTGCTTGCCGCGCGCCCCGGCGAGGTGCTGAGCGCGACCGAACTGGCCGAGCAGTCCGGGCTGGAGCCGCCCACCGTCAGCAAGCTGCTCAAGCCGCTGGCCCAGGCCGGGCTGGTCGAAGGCCTGCGCGGCGTGCATGGCGGTTACAGGCTGGCGCGCCCGGCCGACACCATCACCCTGATCCAGATCGTCGAGGCGATGGAAGGCCCGCTGGCGATCACCGAATGCAGCCACCAGCAAAGCCAGTGCAGCATCGCGCAGATATGCGGCGTGCGTTCCAACTGGCGGCTGATCAACGACGTGGTCGCCGACGCGCTGCGCGGCGTGACCCTGGCGCAGATGCTGCACCCGCTTCCCTCCTCCGGCGATCCCAAACGGCGTCCGATCGCCGTGCGGTTCGCGACCACCTGA